The window TATACACCGTTCGTGTGTGTGATTTAGGGTTCAAATCTCTATATTTCCGACGTATCTTCAGCTTCTTTTGAGGGGGTAGCCGGGGCCATCGGCCTCGGCGGCTTTTAAAGCCCCCACCCATACACCAGAAATTGGTAAACATTACTAATCTCattattcttttattcttttaaacCGATTCGGATAACAGATCGGGGAAGAGAAGATATGCCGGCGGCTTGTTATGTTGATTCTCCTTCACTTGCCGCATGGGAAACCGCTCTTCCCACGCCGGATGATGACTTTTCATTCTCCGGTGTTCCTCAACCGGATGATTCCGTCTCCATCTGGTCACCAACTCACTCCTCTTCTCTCTACAAAGTTGATGGATGGGGCGCTCCTTATTTCTCCATCAATAGTTCCGGCAACATCTCCGTCAGGCCGTACGGAACCGATACCTTGGCTCATCAAGAGATTGACCTAATGAAGGTCGTTAAGAAGGCTTCCGATCCGAAATCATCTGGCGGTCTAGGTTTGCAGCTTCCATTGATTGTTCGTTTTCCTGATGTGCTGAAAAACCGCCTTGAATCGCTGCAATCCGCGTTTAATTTCGCGATTGAGTCGCAATGTTATGAGTCTCATTATCAGGGAGTTTATCCTGTGAAATGTAACCAGGATCGATTCGTTGTTGAGGATATTGTTAAGTTTGGTTCGTCTTTTCGTTTTGGATTGGAAGCTGGATCGAAACCGGAGCTTCTCCTTGCTATGAGCTCTCTCTGTTATGGAAGCTCTGAAGCTTTACTTGTCTGCAATGGATTCAAGGACGCGGAATACATCTCCCTTGCTCTTATCGCGAGAAAGCTTGCGATTAACACAGTTATCGTTCTCGAACAGGAAGAAGAGATCGATCTAGTCATCGAGATGGGACGAAAGTTGAACGTCCGTCCTGTCATCGGCCTCCGCGCGAAGCTCAGAACAAAGCACTCCGGTCATTTCGGTTCGACTTCCGGCGAGAAAGGTAAATTCGGTCTCACAACTACTCAAATTCTACGCGTTGTGAATAAACTGCAGAAAGTAGGAATGCTGGATTGTTTGCAACTCCTCCATTTCCACATCGGATCTCAGATCCCTACCACCGCTCTACTAACCGACGGCGTTAACGAAGCCGCTCAGATCTACTGCGAACTCGTTCGCCTCGGCGCCGGAATGAAAGTAATCGATATCGGCGGTGGACTTGGAATCGACTACGACGGTTCAAAATCAGCTAACTCTGATGTCTCCGTTGGCTATGGACTCGACGAATACGCATCCGCGGTCGTTCATGCAGTGAAAACAGTATGCGATCGTAAATCCGTCAAGAATCCAATCATCTGTAGTGAAAGCGGTAGGGCAATCGTATCTCATCATTCAATTCTGATATTCGAAGCAGTTTCCAGCAGTCAACCGAGTAGTTCATCGATAAATCCCGCCAGCCTTCAGTTCTTCATTGACGGTCTAGGAGAAGAAGCTCTAGCAGATTACCGTAATTTATCCGCAGCCGCAGTTAGAGGTGAATACGAAACTTGCTTACTCTATTCAGACCAGCTGAAACAGAGATGTGTTGATCAATTCAAAGACGGAACTCTAAACATGGAAGAACTCGCAGCTGTGGATGGTTTATGCGATATGGTGTCGAAACTGATCGGAGTTTCTGATCCGATCAAAACATACCACGTAAATCTATCGGTTTTCACTTCAATTCCTGATTTCTGGGGAATTGAACAGCTCTTCCCTATAATCCCAATCCATCGACATGAAGAACAGCCTACAGTTAGAGGTTTCTTATCGGATCTGACTTGCGATAGCGATGGGAAAATAGACAAATTCATTGGCGGGCAAACAAGTCTTCCACTTCACGAGATAAAGGGAAACGGGTCGTACTATTTGGGAATGTTCTTAGGCGGGGCATACGAAGAAGCGTTGGGTGGGGTTCACAATTTATTCGGCGGGCCTAGTGTGTTAAGGGTATCGCAAAGCGATGGTCCACATAGCTTTGCGATTACTCGGGCAGTTCTTGGTCCATCTAGTAGCGATGTTCTTCGCGTTATGCAGTTTGAGCCCGAGATGATGTTTGAAACGCTTAAACATCGAGCCGAGGAGTTTGTTGTGGAAGATGTTGATGGACTTGGGATTGGACTTGTTAATGGGCTTGCTTGTTCATTTAACAATATGCCTTATCTTTCTAAGGCTGGGGATGAGATCTACGGTGGAGATGTGAATGGGGAGGAGGAAGAACATGGGGGTTTTATTTGTGCTTGAGGAGCGGTTACATTGTTTGAGGTCAATCTGTTTTCCGTTTCTGTATTAACTGATACCGTTACTATTTGTCGTTGTTTTTTTAAGAAGAATTTCTCATGCTGTTGTTATCTTTAGAGTAGAATTCGGCATGTGAAATTTTGGCCTTGGTTGTTTCTTTTCTCACCATGGcatgttttctattttaatgGCAAGACTTTAATAATCTGATGAATGATGATGAAACCCTTGgtttctttagttttttttatttgtttatttagtgtagagaattatttgaaatatattttaataacatacatacatgagctcataaatattaataaatttggaaATAGATATTGGTAATTTACTAATTTAGATGAGTTATTATTTGTCATAttggaaataaaatatatttgaggaAAATGCCTATTTTGCTTACAAACTTGACAAATAACTGACAAATTTATTCAACATATCCACATCAATACCATGTCATATGCAagtgttttatataaaaatatttcatttcaaacaCACATTTATTATccaataaataaaactaaatataaatataaatagccTTTTAACCCTTCTCTATTTCCAATCTTCACCCACATCCAACCTTGGCCATAAATTTACCCTACCTATCCAATCTTAGTCGTCCCTCTTTTTCATATACGGTTGCGACTTCAGTTAGTGTCTCTCCTCAACGACCATAACCCTTGTGAAAAAATGTTAGtctatttataatgttttatttttggaatGTTTAATAAAGAACTGTGTTTGTAGTGTTATCTTGATTTGAACCATAAGGAATCGAAAATCTTGTATCGTGTTCGTCATCAAATATAGACAAGTGTAGATAGTTGAGACCTAATCGTCAAACtagaaaaaagtaaaataaaattgaaacatAGAGCCcacaaaagatttttttttatgattttcaaTTTCACTTTGGTATTATGTAGCTAGAATTGTGTTGATTGGAGCATGATTTTAATAGTCAATGACCAATTAATGCTAGATCTATTTCATACATCAACGTCTCTAGTCTTGCTAACGGATTGATTATGATTGATAACATTGTTTATGGATAACTGCTCTAGAAGTTGGTACTCCATTCTTTTCTACTATAGTAGTAGCCAAATTAGAAGATACATGTGACTTTACATCATGTGAAGCACTTCCTTGCTCGAACTTAACATGAGTCAAAAGTGATCAATTTCTGGACCTGTAAGTGGAAGTCGCTGAAAATCATCCATTTTGACATGGctaacaacaaaaaaatatgtGCAACATCGCCACAATTCTTGCAATTTTGAACATTCTCGAAACATATTTCTCTCTTTAGCAAACTTTTCTCGTTAATCTTTGAGATTTTTGCTAATAGTACCAAGATCATTTATGTATTTGTGCATTCTAAGTTGATGCACTAAAAATTCTTTCTTGTTCAAACCAATCTACTGCTTGTCCTTTTACAATCATAGACCTCTCAAGCTTGAGTTCCTCCATTTCACTTTGGACAATACATTTTAAATGACTAACATTTTTAAGCTCATTCTACCTTATTTTctcaaatgttatttttttgtcCGGTAAGATTTTGACATTTTCATCTTTCTTCTTTTGAACATCAGTCTCCAAATCTTTTTTCCTCATCTCAaatttatgatgaaattgaagaagGAGAACATGCTGAAGTAAGAATTAGAACTGattgaagttgaagaagaacaAGTTCAAGTTGATGAAGAAAGTGATAGTGAAgcatatttaacatatattcAACCATCATCCAATTTAGTCTCGAGAACAATCCTTGCAAGGTCAATCTTCTCAAAACCAATTCTCGCAAAGTCAATCTTTCAAAGCAAATCCTCAAGACGAATTCTTTattctaattcaaaatattatggtattatttgtttatataacatattttttttataatatatgccCACTTAGCGTAGCTTGAAACTTAACTACATTAAGCCTGAGCTTCAACAACTAATTTTTGGCCTGATACAAATTATTACATTTTGGTGATACATACTTTTGTGTTATGTTATGTTATTTTGTAAACATATTTGTTAAACAATTTTGTAAACATTGTACTAAAGTTCTTCTCTATCAGATTAATTTTGTATTACTTCAAATGGGTGTTTTTATCTTATTAccattaatttgtattttaaagtAATATAAGTGAAGTTATATACTTCTGTTCGAAAATCTCTGTTTGATTTAgtaacaaaatgaaaatattaatgcaACAAATCTTTCTAATCTCGATGctattactttttttctttcaaaatcaCAACTGTTAGTGTcttctttaaaatttatattcaattcTTAACGAATCATCCATTCATGAGCTCAAATCAATCACTGGCTCACATATACAATACATaaagtaaatattaatattcaattcTTAACAACTAAAGTTAATCAATATCCAAAAGGATAATCAGTTAAGGGATATTTAATTCATTTCCTTGTAATTGTCACACAATCAATAAATTGCTCTCAGggtctaaaatattataaatatgagtaACAATGTTTTTAGTGTCATTCACCTCCAATATGACACTCTCTTTGCCTACAACTCTCATCTTCATACCATTTCCCAATTTCACTTCATGCCTAAAGTTTATATCAAAAAGTGAAAAACAATATGCATTCCCACACATGTGGTTAGAACAACCAGAATAAACAATGTATCACTTCCTGGATTTCCAATTATGCTGAGGATGAACGAGGATGAACAACGTATTCTTCGTCCTCAGCATAATTCACTTTTCTCACCCAATTAGggatttaaaagaaaaatgttataGTTTGTGACATGAATAACATTCTATCTGCGTTTTAtctatttctctttctctttcatTATTTTTCCTCTTCCTTCAATTGGTGTGGATATTTTTGAGTctgttcttcttctttctcactTCTTTTAAACTTTTGCTCATGTACCATCAAAGATTTTGAAGTTCATCTATTGAAATATTCGTATCTCTACCCTCCTCTATTAcaaaacttttaatatattttacaaaatactCAATCACCAACTATTGTGCACCTTTATAGATCGGTCATAACTGGATTCAAAACATAAGattcaacataattataaaCATTTGGAAACTCTATTTGAATACCTTAagtttaagaatattatatattttttttttggaaaaacggttaaaaccatttcattaaaatccaaaagtggagggtcaagaatcaagatagacaaaccctaactatgattaaaaaataacaatcaaaCGACCATAAAAAATCTGATTAGTAGCAAGCAAACATATAAGAAACAtagattacaaataaaattacaaattgtatcaaatcctaattatcccaattaggatttttatttccatactaACCTGATGTTTAACaagttgtcttcctcttccccttgtacttcctcttcttctttctcttcctcttacAATGAAATGTGATGAactgaagatgttgatgaatactgcatattctcattttgatttttttatatgaactcgttctgatttgatagaaataattatttttcaggattttagcctcttcaccttgttgttctcaacttaaattttgagatcattgtctttatttcctTCAGCTTTAGCTTTAGAATCCTCAACAACTTTAGATTCCTCTATATCAATCTTGGAATTCTCTTATTCCTCTTGATTAACTTGAGTATTTTCCTCTctattttcatcagcaaccacatcaacttgatttgattgagattcttcaactatctcttcaatatgattaggttgaggttacacctccttcttcgtactactttcttcttgtacataatattatttattttctgtttaatgatatttaaccacattttgctctttgATAATAAACATCTCTGTTTCATTTTCTCGCATTTTTACTTTCTGGCATTTATGAATTTTCTGattttcttctttaatcaaatcacaatttgggcttgcatgttaGAAGGTATTGCAGAAAGTGCATCTGTAttgcctccactcataagtgatttccatgacaaTAAGTTTTCATTTTGTCTATTATTGTCATACTATTCGATAGTGTGCTTATAGGATGCACCTTAATGCTAATTTTAGTAAATGATatgtgctctcctccttcagtaattgagtccatgtataatggtgtACCTAATAAACCTGCGAAATGACTAAGAGCTTTTACATTATACATGTGGGCAGGGATATTCCAAAGTTTGCACCATATCTAAGTTGTTTCTTTATATTTGCTTAATATGTTTAAATCTTCAGACCATCTTTCCAAGTTCATGTAGTTGGATCGAATATATGTATGCATATTTTTTCAGAATTTCATCTAGATTTGATCAGTtcttaaattttagaaaatagagatcatgtacatttattgaaattttttacaATCATTTTTCCTCCCATTGCTTCATAAGTGTCTCTTTGGTGACTATGAAGGAAACTCtattctttcctatgtagtttcccaccaCTAAATTTTTCATTTCCTAACACAATTTTCTTCTATTATTGcacactttaaatttaaaagaagaattgagtacctccacttttgtctgtaCATTATTCAAGtagatttttttctttgtatgcatgatcttcaGTCTTTTTCTCAATGTTatttttccagacttcattgattttccatgtataattacttttaatagTACATGTCTTCGATTTATGAGGGTTCATTAACTCCCTCATTGTTGTAACAGACCATTTTTTTATCACTTCATATTCATCCTTCTTGAGTAAATAGTAGTCTTGGAGATAGTGAATATTAAGATGGATTGTTGAGTTTTGTATTTTCTCCTTACTATgtacaatctctcatttcttagcATGAATCAGAAGTTTGgcgatttgtttttttagtccAAATAAATTGGCCATTTGATTACACCCTATCATCCAAACTCAttctttcttctccttgatCCCTGCATTATTTTCCAAAGGCTTTTGGGTAGCAATTGGATCTTTGCTAATTTTTTGGACTTTTTCGTTAATAATTTCTTCAactattttttcatttccttttctACAGTTTTTTTGACTCCTTTAAGAACAAAGCCTGCACTTCTTTGGCcttgttgtttttcattttacCCACATTCCAATAAGTCTTCATAATAGATGATTAAAGTCAGAACAACAATCTTAAAACGACCTTATTCAAACCCTAAACGATTATTCCCTGATGTGCTGAATGTGTCAGACATACATGTCATGCCAATCGTGCCGACAATCTTTACTCCGACCACGTTTCCCGTAACCGACTATCAAATCACCTGAATCACACGACCGAGCAACTGTGTCTATCGTGTCGACCGTACTGACGAT is drawn from Impatiens glandulifera chromosome 3, dImpGla2.1, whole genome shotgun sequence and contains these coding sequences:
- the LOC124929540 gene encoding arginine decarboxylase-like → MPAACYVDSPSLAAWETALPTPDDDFSFSGVPQPDDSVSIWSPTHSSSLYKVDGWGAPYFSINSSGNISVRPYGTDTLAHQEIDLMKVVKKASDPKSSGGLGLQLPLIVRFPDVLKNRLESLQSAFNFAIESQCYESHYQGVYPVKCNQDRFVVEDIVKFGSSFRFGLEAGSKPELLLAMSSLCYGSSEALLVCNGFKDAEYISLALIARKLAINTVIVLEQEEEIDLVIEMGRKLNVRPVIGLRAKLRTKHSGHFGSTSGEKGKFGLTTTQILRVVNKLQKVGMLDCLQLLHFHIGSQIPTTALLTDGVNEAAQIYCELVRLGAGMKVIDIGGGLGIDYDGSKSANSDVSVGYGLDEYASAVVHAVKTVCDRKSVKNPIICSESGRAIVSHHSILIFEAVSSSQPSSSSINPASLQFFIDGLGEEALADYRNLSAAAVRGEYETCLLYSDQLKQRCVDQFKDGTLNMEELAAVDGLCDMVSKLIGVSDPIKTYHVNLSVFTSIPDFWGIEQLFPIIPIHRHEEQPTVRGFLSDLTCDSDGKIDKFIGGQTSLPLHEIKGNGSYYLGMFLGGAYEEALGGVHNLFGGPSVLRVSQSDGPHSFAITRAVLGPSSSDVLRVMQFEPEMMFETLKHRAEEFVVEDVDGLGIGLVNGLACSFNNMPYLSKAGDEIYGGDVNGEEEEHGGFICA